One stretch of Nomascus leucogenys isolate Asia chromosome 9, Asia_NLE_v1, whole genome shotgun sequence DNA includes these proteins:
- the COMMD3 gene encoding COMM domain-containing protein 3, with the protein MELSESVQKGFQMLADPGSFDSNAFTLLLRAAFQSLLDAQADEAVLDHPDLKHIDPVVLKHCHAAAATYILEAGKHRADKSTLSTYLEDCKFDRERIEVFCTEYQNNKNSLEILLGSIGRSLPHIMDVSWRLEYQIKTNQLHKMYRPAYLVTLSVQNTDSPSYPEISFSCSMEQLQDLVGKLKDASKSLERATQL; encoded by the exons ATGGAGCTCTCAGAGTCTGTGCAGAAAGGCTTCCAGATGCTGGCGGATCCCGGCTCCTTCGACTCCAACGCCTTCACGCTTCTCCTCCGGGCGGCATTCCAGAGTCTGCTGGACGCCCAGGCGGACGAGGCCGTGTTAG atcATCCAGACTTGAAACATATCGACCCAGTGGTTTTAAAACATTGTCATGCAGCAGCTGCAACTTACATACTAGAGGCAGGAAAGCACCGAGCTGACAAGTCAACTCTAAG cACTTATCTAGAAGACTGTAAATTTGACAGAGAGCGAATAGAAGTGTTTTGCACGGAATATCAG aATAATAAGAATTCCCTAGAAATCCTACTGGGAAG TATAGGCAGATCTCTCCCTCATATAATGGATGTTTCTTGGCGCTTGGAATATCAGATAAAG ACCAATCAACTTCATAAGATGTACAGACCTGCATATTTGGTGACCTTAAGTGTACAG AACACTGATTCCCCATCCTATCCAGAGATTAGTTTTAGTTGCAGCATGGAACAATTACAG GACTTGGTGGGGAAACTTAAAGATGCTTCGAAAAGCCTGGAAAGAGCAACTCAGTTGTAA